The Chloroflexota bacterium genome has a segment encoding these proteins:
- a CDS encoding aldolase/citrate lyase family protein: MMRENPLKAKLKSGQTIIGAFHPIPAPAVVEIYGMVGFDYVIVDAEHGPSSVETLEAQVRAADAVNLPVVVRIAENTPQNILRHLDTGVLGVQLPMVNTAEQARAVVSAVKYPPVGRRGLAGVRANGFGLLGSLGDYTRLANANMLVSVQLETQEAIDHLDEIVKVEGVDLVFIGPNDLATSLGYPGESSHPKVLEVIDSLVKRIHAAGLASGITAYDSAGIARAKEWKIQFILGGTIPLLISASRAYLKEVRGSA, translated from the coding sequence ACCATCATCGGCGCGTTCCATCCGATTCCGGCTCCGGCCGTCGTCGAGATCTACGGTATGGTCGGGTTCGACTACGTGATCGTCGACGCGGAGCATGGCCCGTCGTCGGTGGAGACCCTCGAGGCGCAGGTTCGCGCCGCCGACGCCGTGAATCTCCCGGTCGTGGTTCGCATCGCCGAGAACACGCCCCAGAACATCCTTCGTCATCTCGATACCGGCGTGCTCGGTGTACAGCTCCCCATGGTGAACACGGCGGAGCAGGCGCGCGCCGTGGTCTCCGCCGTCAAATACCCGCCCGTCGGCAGGCGGGGCCTGGCCGGCGTCCGTGCAAACGGATTCGGGCTTCTGGGGAGCCTCGGCGACTACACGCGTCTCGCCAACGCCAACATGCTCGTCTCTGTCCAGCTCGAGACGCAGGAGGCGATCGATCACCTGGACGAGATCGTAAAGGTCGAGGGGGTCGACCTCGTCTTCATCGGACCCAACGACCTCGCCACGAGTCTCGGCTATCCTGGGGAGTCGTCCCACCCGAAGGTGCTGGAGGTGATTGACAGCCTCGTGAAGCGCATTCACGCGGCGGGGCTCGCGTCGGGCATCACGGCCTACGACAGCGCGGGGATCGCCCGGGCCAAGGAGTGGAAGATCCAATTCATCCTGGGGGGCACGATCCCGCTCCTCATCTCCGCCTCGCGCGCCTACTTGAAGGAAGTCCGCGGCAGCGCGTGA
- a CDS encoding VOC family protein has protein sequence MPRVGGLSHIVLHVEDVDKMVAFYRDVLGLTVHQGHRDPRGLVFLTSNPETDDHEIAFARGREGSAKIIAHIAFRVPSPADVKAFYDQFVRMGVPIDHTVSHSYVTEGNTVSCYFLDPEGNRLEVFAVVRERNESDLGNHPLDLDQDLDAIIAQASGLSAAAR, from the coding sequence ATGCCGCGAGTCGGGGGGCTGAGCCACATCGTCCTGCACGTCGAAGACGTGGACAAAATGGTCGCGTTCTATCGCGACGTTCTCGGGCTGACCGTCCATCAGGGCCATCGTGATCCGCGTGGCCTCGTGTTTCTCACGTCGAACCCCGAGACCGACGACCACGAGATCGCGTTTGCCCGCGGGCGCGAGGGGAGCGCCAAGATCATCGCCCACATCGCGTTTCGCGTCCCGAGCCCGGCGGACGTGAAGGCCTTCTACGACCAGTTCGTTCGCATGGGCGTTCCCATCGACCACACGGTGAGCCATTCGTACGTGACCGAGGGGAACACGGTGTCCTGCTACTTCCTCGATCCCGAAGGGAATCGACTCGAGGTTTTTGCCGTCGTCCGCGAGCGCAACGAAAGCGATCTGGGGAATCACCCGCTCGACCTCGATCAGGATCTGGACGCGATCATCGCCCAAGCGAGCGGGCTATCAGCCGCGGCGCGGTAG
- a CDS encoding MFS transporter, which yields MPIRIRHPFYGWYIAGTAFLSLFIQASTGGFTFSIFLPAMGSDLGWPRSTIVVASSLSSITAALVGPLLGRIVDWRGPRLVLSASVILMGLALGVCGTVEQPWQFYAAFGIVGGAARSALQSVIPGAMIANWFVRRRSVAYGTAAMGPPVANFVLPPVIAAVVGTAGWRSGWLALALVSVALGLAPALLIVRRRPEDIGLRPDGDETDPSQPGDAAPTRLPTIGASAEDWSAREAIHSRAFWMVAAGMALILLAPNTSIVFMFSYLGSKGMEPSMAATAISTVSAMQVFSRLVFWAPFTGRIPSIRWVVVLWGCLLLCASLLLALAEGEIWAFVAAGVLGLGLGGNLVLQLQIWPEYFGRKAIGSIIGTGQILQGLSTAVVPLLLAALLDRTGSYTALYLIVAGLVSVGLTLHLIVGKPRHPRVSVARG from the coding sequence CTGCCGATTCGAATTCGTCACCCCTTTTACGGCTGGTACATCGCTGGGACGGCCTTCCTCAGCCTCTTCATCCAGGCGAGCACCGGAGGCTTCACCTTCAGCATCTTCCTGCCGGCCATGGGGTCCGATCTCGGGTGGCCGAGGAGCACGATCGTCGTCGCCTCCAGCCTGAGCTCCATCACCGCGGCGCTGGTGGGGCCGCTCCTCGGGCGGATCGTCGACTGGCGCGGCCCGCGCCTCGTGCTCAGCGCGAGCGTCATTCTGATGGGCCTTGCGCTCGGGGTCTGCGGCACCGTGGAGCAGCCGTGGCAGTTCTACGCAGCCTTCGGCATCGTTGGCGGGGCCGCGCGATCTGCGCTCCAGAGTGTGATTCCCGGCGCCATGATCGCGAACTGGTTCGTTCGCCGTCGATCGGTGGCCTATGGGACCGCGGCGATGGGACCGCCGGTTGCAAACTTCGTCCTCCCACCGGTGATTGCCGCCGTCGTCGGGACCGCCGGCTGGCGAAGCGGCTGGCTCGCGCTCGCGCTCGTGTCGGTCGCGCTGGGGCTCGCCCCCGCGCTCCTCATCGTGCGACGGCGACCGGAAGACATCGGGCTTCGCCCGGACGGCGACGAGACCGATCCGAGTCAACCCGGAGACGCGGCGCCGACGCGCTTGCCGACGATTGGGGCCTCGGCGGAGGACTGGAGCGCGCGCGAGGCGATTCACAGCCGGGCGTTCTGGATGGTGGCGGCTGGCATGGCGCTCATCCTGCTTGCGCCCAACACCTCCATCGTCTTCATGTTCTCCTACCTCGGAAGCAAGGGGATGGAGCCGTCCATGGCGGCGACCGCCATCAGCACCGTGAGCGCGATGCAGGTCTTCTCACGGCTCGTGTTCTGGGCGCCCTTCACCGGACGGATTCCGAGCATTCGGTGGGTCGTCGTGCTATGGGGGTGCCTGCTCCTCTGCGCGAGCCTGCTGCTGGCGCTCGCGGAGGGCGAGATCTGGGCGTTTGTGGCGGCGGGTGTGCTCGGCCTGGGGCTCGGCGGCAACCTGGTGCTGCAGCTGCAAATCTGGCCGGAGTACTTTGGCCGCAAGGCCATCGGCTCGATCATCGGGACCGGCCAGATTCTGCAGGGCTTGAGCACCGCCGTCGTCCCGCTCCTTCTGGCCGCCCTCCTGGACCGGACCGGGAGCTACACGGCGCTCTATCTGATCGTGGCGGGGCTCGTGAGCGTCGGGCTGACGCTCCACCTGATCGTGGGAAAGCCACGCCACCCCCGCGTTAGCGTGGCGCGCGGGTAG
- a CDS encoding LysM peptidoglycan-binding domain-containing protein gives MQEGDTLGGIADRAGVTVDVIVSLNQLSDADTIYPGTILRLPQGVDQSQAPPIQSHAQHVPLATPPGPAPAREGASATYVVQTGDTLYAIAQRFGTTPSAIVEANGLADPDTLDVGQRLAVPLASPQAAAPASTSAAPQAGASAGVVGRIADAGPATASLAPAAQAPPTIMRTIPSASTAAAPRGSDHGVTIASTGAGPVASLRRPTTGTAILNRGAAPAEVQIAMQLIGSPYEYGGDAPSGFDCSGFVQFVEAQAGRNVPRDVFGQYDAGSHPTGPLQPGDLVFFKDTYEQGLSHDGIYIGNGQFIHAVDENRGVAISSLSEDYYIDHWFGSTRLQ, from the coding sequence GTGCAGGAGGGGGACACCCTCGGCGGCATCGCCGATCGCGCTGGCGTGACCGTGGACGTCATCGTATCTCTGAACCAGCTATCCGATGCCGACACGATTTACCCTGGGACGATCCTCCGGCTTCCGCAGGGGGTCGATCAGTCGCAGGCTCCGCCGATCCAGTCGCACGCCCAGCACGTTCCGCTTGCCACTCCTCCGGGTCCCGCCCCGGCGCGCGAGGGCGCATCGGCGACATACGTGGTTCAAACGGGCGACACGCTGTACGCCATTGCCCAGCGATTCGGGACGACCCCGTCGGCCATCGTCGAGGCGAACGGGCTGGCGGACCCCGACACTCTGGACGTCGGCCAGCGGCTCGCGGTGCCCCTGGCCTCTCCGCAGGCTGCGGCGCCGGCGAGCACCTCCGCGGCACCGCAGGCGGGGGCGTCGGCCGGAGTCGTCGGTCGAATCGCCGACGCTGGACCAGCCACGGCGAGCCTGGCGCCGGCAGCGCAGGCCCCGCCGACGATCATGCGAACCATTCCCTCCGCGTCGACCGCCGCGGCTCCGCGTGGGTCCGACCACGGCGTCACGATCGCATCGACCGGTGCTGGACCCGTCGCCTCGCTTCGGCGCCCGACAACCGGCACGGCGATCCTGAACCGTGGCGCCGCGCCCGCCGAAGTGCAGATTGCCATGCAGCTCATTGGATCGCCGTACGAGTACGGCGGGGACGCGCCTTCCGGCTTCGACTGCTCGGGGTTCGTCCAGTTCGTGGAGGCACAGGCGGGCCGGAACGTCCCGCGCGACGTCTTCGGCCAGTATGATGCGGGTAGTCACCCGACTGGCCCGCTCCAGCCGGGCGACCTCGTATTTTTTAAGGACACGTACGAGCAGGGGCTGTCCCACGACGGCATCTACATCGGAAATGGACAGTTCATCCACGCGGTTGACGAGAATCGCGGGGTAGCCATTTCCAGCCTGTCCGAGGACTATTACATCGACCATTGGTTTGGGTCGACGCGCCTGCAGTAA